A window from Candidatus Nitrospira neomarina encodes these proteins:
- a CDS encoding HEAT repeat domain-containing protein: MSTLFTPLSVFWQIVGGISCLMVLSSPSWAQQTPLEAHPVHPLIGAQVLVVETIALTERGLLDSTAITKTVTDRLADTGFTIVATPEEPHDAVIRVKCEERQTFTGPSKHRHTSPALTSRLWKGPACHISYRYGEQYPPWNWDVHTSFEDTSEAAEIAGASDTGTFAMTALNTRLQQDDFPLYLVAEWEQTDRLLMLFQKSSNNIDRQTTILKLLGTLASDQAFEALKQALTTPPLTPTALAALGQQGEKAIPALASFLESSTNSDHRLAAMQALSAIATQSNAPALFTQFMKALDTEEPKIQTEAVKGLGNLGDRRAIQPLEKLNLKTWTNPSTGPEMMALRKILSWSLWQLSPSAHTAE; encoded by the coding sequence ATGAGCACACTCTTCACACCTCTTTCCGTCTTTTGGCAAATAGTCGGAGGAATTTCCTGTCTGATGGTTCTTTCCTCACCATCCTGGGCTCAACAAACACCACTGGAGGCTCATCCAGTTCATCCCCTGATAGGAGCCCAAGTCTTAGTGGTCGAAACCATCGCGCTCACGGAGCGAGGACTCCTGGACTCCACAGCTATCACAAAGACCGTCACCGACCGATTGGCGGACACAGGATTTACCATCGTCGCAACTCCAGAAGAACCTCACGATGCGGTCATACGGGTGAAATGCGAAGAACGACAGACATTCACCGGCCCGAGTAAACATCGGCATACCAGTCCGGCCCTTACTTCGCGATTATGGAAAGGCCCCGCCTGTCATATTTCTTATCGCTATGGAGAACAATATCCTCCTTGGAACTGGGATGTTCACACTTCATTTGAAGATACAAGTGAGGCTGCGGAAATCGCAGGAGCCTCGGATACGGGAACCTTCGCCATGACTGCTCTAAACACCCGACTTCAACAGGATGATTTCCCATTGTATCTAGTGGCTGAATGGGAACAAACCGACAGATTGCTGATGCTCTTTCAGAAATCCTCCAACAATATTGACCGACAAACGACAATCCTCAAACTTTTGGGAACCCTGGCTTCTGATCAAGCTTTCGAAGCTCTTAAGCAGGCACTCACCACCCCCCCCCTGACACCGACGGCACTAGCGGCCCTTGGGCAACAAGGAGAAAAGGCTATCCCTGCCTTGGCTTCATTTCTGGAATCCTCCACAAACTCAGACCACAGATTAGCCGCTATGCAAGCCTTGAGCGCCATTGCCACCCAGAGCAATGCTCCCGCCTTATTCACTCAGTTTATGAAAGCTTTGGATACAGAAGAGCCCAAAATACAAACGGAAGCCGTCAAGGGCCTTGGGAACCTTGGGGATCGACGCGCGATTCAACCTTTGGAAAAACTTAACCTGAAAACCTGGACAAATCCTTCCACCGGTCCTGAAATGATGGCTCTCCGTAAAATACTGAGTTGGAGCCTCTGGCAACTGAGTCCAAGCGCACATACCGCAGAATGA